A genome region from Camelus ferus isolate YT-003-E chromosome 25, BCGSAC_Cfer_1.0, whole genome shotgun sequence includes the following:
- the ST3GAL1 gene encoding CMP-N-acetylneuraminate-beta-galactosamide-alpha-2,3-sialyltransferase 1, translating to MAAPRKKTLKVLTFLVLFIFLTSFFLNYSHTMMTTIWFPKQMVIELSENLKRLMKYSNRPCTCARCIGQRKVSSWFDERFNWSMQPLLTAKNALLEEGTYSWWLRLQREKQPSNLNDTVKELFQVVPGNVDPLLEKRSVGCRRCAVVGNSGNLKGSWYGPQIDSHDFVLRMNKAPTVGYEADVGSKTTHHLVYPESFRELAENVSMVLVPFKTTDLEWVISATTTGTISHTYVPVPTKIKVKKDKILIYHPAFIKYVFDNWLQGHGRYPSTGILSVIFSLHICDEVDLYGFGADNKGNWHHYWENNPTAGAFRKTGVHDGDFESNVTATLATIDKIRIFKGR from the exons ATGGCGGCCCCGAGGAAAAAAACTCTCAAAGTCCTCACCTTCCTTGTGCTCTTTatcttcctcacctccttcttCCTGAACTACTCCCACACCATGATGACCACCATCTGGTTCCCCAAGCAGATGGTCATTGAGCTCTCGGAGAACTTGAAGAGGCTCATGAAGTACTCCAACCGGCCCTGCACCTGCGCCCGCTGCATCGGACAGCGGAAGGTCTCCTCCTGGTTCGATGAGAGGTTCAACTGGTCCATGCAGCCGCTGCTGACGGCCAAGAACGCGCTCCTGGAGGAAGGCACTTACAGCTGGTGGCTG AGGCTCCAGCGGGAGAAGCAGCCCAGTAACCTGAACGACACTGTCAAGGAGCTCTTCCAGGTGGTGCCTGGGAATGTGGACCCCCTGCTGGAGAAGAGGTCGGTGGGCTGCCGGCGCTGTGCCGTCGTGGGCAACTCGGGCAACCTGAAGGGCTCCTGGTACGGGCCTCAGATAGACAGTCACGACTTCGTGCTGAG GATGAACAAGGCCCCCACCGTGGGGTATGAGGCCGATGTCGGGAGCAAGACCACCCACCACCTCGTGTACCCCGAGAGCTTCCGGGAGCTCGCAGAGAACGTCAGCATGGTCCTGGTCCCCTTCAAGACCACCGACCTGGAGTGGGTGATCAGCGCCACCACCACGGGCACCATCTCCCA CACCTACGTTCCTGTCCCCACGAAGATCAAAGTGAAAAAGGATAAG ATCCTGATTTACCACCCGGCCTTCATCAAGTACGTCTTCGACAACTGGCTGCAGGGCCACGGGCGGTACCCGTCCACCGGCATCCTCTCGGTCATCTTCTCGCTGCACATCTGTGATGAG GTGGATTTGTACGGCTTCGGGGCAGACAACAAAGGGAACTGGCACCACTACTGGGAGAACAACCCAACGGCAGGAGCTTTTCGAAAGACCGGGGTACACGATGGGGACTTTGAGTCCAACGTGACGGCCACCTTGGCAACCATCGACAAAATCCGGATATTCAAGGGGAGATGA
- the LOC102520297 gene encoding LOW QUALITY PROTEIN: cell division cycle protein 20 homolog (The sequence of the model RefSeq protein was modified relative to this genomic sequence to represent the inferred CDS: inserted 2 bases in 2 codons) — protein sequence MWQRCERVPLSLSLTLLDFLKFNNNQNPGILDAPEIRNDYYLNLVDWSSGNVLAVALDNSVDLWSASSGDILQLLQMEQPGDYVSSVSWIKEGNYLAVGTSSAEMQLWDVQQQKQLRNMTSHSARVGSLCWNSYILSSGSRSGHIHHHDVRVAEHHVXHSQEVCGLHWAPDGRHLASGGNDNLVNVWPSAPGESGWVPLQTFTQHQGAVKAVAWCPWQSNVLATGGGTSDRHIRIWNVCSGACLSAVDAXSSHYKELISGHGFAQNQLVIWKYPTMAKVAELKGHIARVLSLTMSPDGATVASAAADETLRLWRCFELDPARRREREKANPAKSSLIHQGIR from the exons ATGTGGCAG AGATGCGAGCGTGTgccactctccctctccctcaccctcttgGATTTTCTGAAGTTCAACAATAACCAAAATCCAGGGATCCTGGATGCCCCTGAAATCCGGAATGACTACTACCTGAACCTTGTGGATTGGAGCTCTGGGAATGTACTGGCTGTGGCATTGGACAACAGTGTGGACCTGTGGAGTGCCAGCTCTGGTGACATCCTGCAGCTGCTGCAAATGGAGCAGCCTGGGGACTATGTGTCTTCTGTATCCTGGATCAAAGAGGGCAACTACCTGGCTGTGGGCACCAGCAGTGCTGAGATGCAGCTATGGGATGTGCAACAGCAGAAACAACTTCGAAACATGACCAGTCATTCTGCCCGAGTGGGCTCCCTCTGTTGGAATAGCTATATCCTGTCCAGTGGCTCACGCTCTGGCCACATCCACCACCATGACGTTCGGGTAGCAGAACACCATG GCCACAGCCAGGAAGTGTGTGGGCTGCACTGGGCCCCAGATGGACGACATTTAGCCAGTGGTGGCAATGATAATTTGGTCAACGTGTGGCCCAGTGCTCCTGGAGAGAGTGGCTGGGTTCCTCTGCAGACATTCACCCAGCATCAAGGGGCTGTCAAGGCTGTAGCTTGGTGTCCCTGGCAGTCCAATGTCCTGGCAACTGGAGGGGGCACCAGTGATCGACACATTCGTATCTGGAATGTCTGCTCTGGGGCCTGTCTGAGTGCTGTGGATG CGTCTTCCCACTACAAGGAGCTCATCTCAGGCCATGGCTTTGCCCAGAACCAGCTGGTCATTTGGAAGTACCCAACTATGGCCAAGGTGGCTGAGCTCAAAGGACACATAGCCCGGGTCCTAAGTCTGACCATGAGCCCAGATGGAGCTACAGTGGCATCAGCAGCAGCAGATGAGACCCTGCGGCTGTGGCGCTGCTTTGAGTTGGACCCTGCACGGCGGCGGGAGCGGGAAAAGGCCAATCCAGCCAAAAGCAGCCTCATCCACCAAGGCATCCGTTGA